One region of Gouania willdenowi chromosome 13, fGouWil2.1, whole genome shotgun sequence genomic DNA includes:
- the LOC114474928 gene encoding beta-1,4 N-acetylgalactosaminyltransferase 2-like — protein sequence MRALVFTRLVLLLVVCVLTLALGVALFRYKSMMLQTRHDTEDAYPNRTRPLRSLPVSRSCSCHRKASILQNAVQKDELEGMKQRRHKEFKSDKLRKLSPLSTPLYALPNSPLQFPFQGFIVRPLTPTPIPNLRLEAKKRSSYKVSLKVTRGILTVKELSKDATITGDGEDELTIRSNQQEVLNHILSSVVYTSTIYHINTGDLASFRFEQYEAIFPIVIRQPKIPVLMDTGSDINSYLTITTKTFVRYDKVALLVDSIRKFYPNMRIVIADDSFEKEPIPGNVDHYYMPAEKGLFAGRGLVVSQVTTKYFVWVDDDFLFTEATKLEKFVEILEAHPELDVVGGTVSAQVWAHALVYDEGDEMEGGCMITAFNRNYKKLPDYPQCTIISGIINFFVARTDSIRKVGFDNKLMRVGHRELFIDGLGRLMFVSCRDRSTFEIGHQPRKGNSRVYSNHRFPPNINLYKFPLFFFKNHLKCLTL from the exons ATGAGGGCGTTGGTGTTTACGCGCCTGGTGCTGCTCCTTGTGGTGTGTGTGCTAACGCTAGCTCTGGGTGTGGCTCTGTTCCGCTACAAATCAATGATGCTTCAAACCAGACACGACACAGAGGACGCTTACCCTAACAG GACTCGACCTCTACGCAGTCTCCCGGTGTCCCGTAGTTGTTCCTGTCATCGTAAAGCCTCAATTCTGCAGAACGCTGTTCAAAAGGACGAGTTAGAAGGAATGAAGCAACGCAGACACAAGGAGTTCAAGAGTGACAAACTGAG GAAGTTATCTCCTCTGTCCACGCCGCTCTACGCTCTGCCGAACTCTCCACTGCAGTTTCCATTCCAGGGATTTATAGTGAGGCCTTTAACACCGACACCCATTCCCA ATTTACGACTGGAAGCCAAAAAAAGAAGCAGCTACAAG GTGTCACTGAAGGTCACACGAGGGATCCTCACCGTTAAAGAGTTGTCGAAAGACGCAACGATCACAG GTGATGGAGAAGATGAACTCACCATCAGGTCCAACCAGCAGGAGGTTCTGAACCACATCCTGTCCAGTGTGGTCTACACCAGCACCATCTACCACATTAACACTGGAGACCTGG ccTCCTTCAGGTTTGAACAATATGAAGCCATTTTTCCCATCGTCATCCGACAACCAAAGATTCCTGTTTTGATGGACACGGGATCAG ATATTAACTCCTATCTCACCATTACCACAAAGACGTTTGTACGCTACGATAAAGTAGCTCTGCTGGTTGACTCCATACGAAAGTTTTACCCCAACATGCGCATCGTCATCGCAGACGACAGCTTTGAGAAGGAACCCATTCCTGGGAACGTAGACCATTACTACATGCCAGCAGAGAag GGTTTGTTCGCCGGCAGAGGTTTGGTGGTTTCTCAGGTGACCACCAAGTACTTCGTGTGGGTGGACGACGACTTCCTGTTCACAGAAGCCACGAAGCTGGAGAAGTTTGTGGAGATATTGGAGGCTCATCCAGAGCTGGACGTT GTGGGTGGGACGGTCAGTGCCCAGGTTTGGGCCCACGCCCTCGTCTACGATGAAGGAGACGAGATGGAGGGCGGTTGTATGATAACAGCCTTCAATAGAAACTATAAGAAGTTACCCGActacccacaatgcaccatcATCAGTGGGATCATCAACTTTTTCGTAGCTCGGACCGACTCTATTCGTAAAGTTGGTTTCGACAACAAGCTGATGAGAGTCGGACATCGAG AGCTCTTCATAGACGGTTTGGGGCGTCTGATGTTCGTCAGCTGTAGAGATCGTTCAACTTTTGAAATCGGTCACCAGCCGCGTAAAGGAAACAGCAGAGTTTACTCTAACCACAGGTTTCCTCCCAACATCAACCTGTATAAGTtccctctttttttcttcaagaaCCACCTTAAGTGTTTGACTCTGTGA